Proteins encoded together in one Pseudomonas sp. TCU-HL1 window:
- a CDS encoding sigma-54-dependent transcriptional regulator: MRESGVNASVLLVEDSLPLAILYREYLETQGHRVVHAANGTDALLALGKECFHLVLLDLSLPDMHGFEVLRYINEKAIDVEVVVVTASDSASVAMEAVSLGAVDFLTKPIDASRLLVTVNNVLKQHRLEDMLDSYQQRYERDHFEGLVGASPVMQGVYRIIESAASSRASIFITGESGTGKELCAEAVHRLSDRAGQAFLTINCAAIPRDLMESEIFGHVKGAFTGAHSERDGAATLADGGTLFLDELCEMDLELQSKLLRFIQSGTFQKVGSSVSQQVDIRFVCATNRDPLEEVRAGRFREDLYYRLHVIPLRLPPLRERDGDCLLIARKLLQDICVRENKTFQGFSKEVEAIMRTYPWPGNVRELENVIMNMVVLGKGEQLTTEMLPESLHAFLQKGVVNAQEPSTAITARGRPAITKQPRDDQEILPLWLEEKRIIERAIALCGGNLPKAAALLEVSASTLYRKRQTWEKVAVDEALG; encoded by the coding sequence ATGCGCGAGAGTGGAGTGAACGCCTCGGTGCTGTTGGTCGAAGACAGCCTGCCCCTGGCCATCCTGTACCGCGAATACCTCGAGACCCAAGGCCATCGGGTGGTGCATGCGGCGAACGGTACCGACGCACTCCTGGCGCTGGGCAAGGAATGCTTTCATCTGGTGCTTCTGGATCTCAGCTTGCCCGACATGCACGGCTTCGAGGTTCTGCGCTACATCAACGAGAAGGCCATCGACGTGGAGGTGGTGGTGGTCACCGCCAGCGACTCGGCCAGCGTCGCCATGGAAGCGGTGAGCCTGGGCGCGGTGGACTTCCTGACCAAGCCCATAGACGCCAGTCGCCTGCTAGTTACCGTCAACAATGTGCTCAAGCAGCATCGCCTCGAGGACATGCTCGACAGCTACCAGCAACGCTACGAGCGCGACCATTTCGAGGGGCTGGTCGGCGCCTCGCCGGTGATGCAGGGGGTCTACCGGATCATCGAGAGCGCGGCATCCAGCCGGGCCAGCATCTTCATCACTGGCGAGAGCGGCACCGGCAAGGAGCTGTGCGCCGAGGCCGTGCATCGCCTCAGCGACAGGGCCGGCCAGGCCTTCCTGACCATCAACTGCGCCGCCATTCCCCGCGATCTGATGGAGAGCGAGATCTTCGGCCATGTGAAGGGCGCGTTCACCGGTGCCCATAGCGAGCGCGACGGCGCGGCCACCCTGGCCGACGGCGGCACGCTGTTCCTCGACGAACTCTGCGAGATGGACCTGGAGCTGCAGAGCAAGCTGCTGCGCTTCATCCAGTCCGGCACATTCCAGAAGGTCGGCTCCAGCGTCAGCCAGCAGGTCGATATCCGCTTCGTCTGCGCGACCAATCGCGATCCTTTGGAGGAGGTGCGTGCCGGGCGTTTCCGCGAGGACCTGTACTACCGGCTGCATGTGATTCCGCTGCGTCTGCCGCCGCTGCGCGAGCGCGACGGCGACTGCCTGTTGATCGCCCGCAAGCTGCTGCAGGACATCTGTGTGCGAGAGAACAAGACGTTCCAGGGCTTCTCCAAGGAAGTGGAGGCGATCATGCGCACCTACCCCTGGCCCGGCAATGTGCGCGAGCTGGAGAACGTCATCATGAACATGGTGGTGCTCGGCAAGGGCGAGCAGCTCACCACCGAGATGTTGCCCGAGTCGCTGCACGCCTTCCTGCAGAAGGGCGTGGTGAATGCCCAGGAGCCGAGCACTGCGATAACGGCCAGAGGACGTCCGGCTATAACTAAGCAACCGCGGGACGATCAGGAAATACTCCCCTTGTGGCTGGAGGAGAAGCGCATCATCGAGCGCGCCATCGCCCTCTGCGGGGGCAATCTGCCGAAGGCGGCAGCCCTGCTGGAGGTCAGTGCCTCGACCCTGTACCGCAAACGCCAGACCTGGGAGAAGGTGGCGGTCGATGAGGCGCTTGGCTAA
- a CDS encoding response regulator encodes MISFRLKVILGIALVETLILIGLVWTSLYFLRVSNEQSFTERFDAEAEELAVLVRDAVVSSDLAALEAVAESVMANRDSLYLRIRDNQRILVDRGSSPSHMRSLEPDISVATVADGVFDAQKVIYVDEFPVGHLELGMATTGFERLFGQARDRLIVIAVLALLLVIATSWLIGVLLTRDLRSLRDGLNRIEHGHTDAPLGAVTSREFHDLAQAFNRMSRALAQREAERQQAEQGLLQAKEAAEKASQAKSDFLAHVTHEIRSPLNAMMGCVDLLAESELNDSQQLYIESAQQSASVLLALINNILDFARIESEALELVSAPFDLVELCESTLAVKALALSDRPIDLALLYEPALPRRCLGDEARLRQVLLNLIDNAIKFTREGGVILQLQLAERQDDRFILECSVRDTGIGIPEVKQAAIFEAFTQVDSTDATLHGGAGLGLSICSRLVEAMGGAICLDSTLGQGSRFSFRVPLGIVEAGPAPQAATGTARAVSPNPVLADTLVRQLGLLGLTAQGAAGVADALGQADAVGWLFLDAAEPLDAAARRQLERFRQGGGRLVLMADRKRLATAVEAQDGDWSKVIEKPVNYSRLLQLFALAPAPSLPATSAAEPAPRRHGRILLAEDSPANQLVAVTQLEQAGYQVVVAENGHEVLTLLEQTCFDLILMDVRMPSMDGLEATRRIREGQSPYAAIPIVALTANARREDSQRCLAVGMNGFVGKPFTRETLLQAIDNCLEHVPLPHTEVDTMAGLKLMDEAILTRLAAETSEAMLERMIGLFVNEAQRRMDAIHAHLAQSNCHGVEDEAHTLKSNAATFGASQLSALAREIESACKRMDRERVSQLLPETSDILDATLTAYRQRFNISQPA; translated from the coding sequence ATGATTTCCTTCCGGCTGAAAGTCATCCTGGGGATCGCCCTGGTCGAGACCCTGATCCTGATCGGTCTGGTCTGGACCAGCCTGTACTTTCTGCGGGTGTCCAACGAGCAGTCCTTCACCGAGCGCTTCGACGCCGAGGCGGAGGAGCTGGCAGTGCTGGTGCGCGACGCTGTAGTGTCCTCGGACCTGGCTGCGTTGGAAGCGGTTGCCGAGAGTGTGATGGCCAACCGTGACAGCCTGTACCTGCGCATCCGTGACAATCAGCGGATACTGGTCGACCGCGGCTCTAGCCCGTCGCACATGCGTAGCCTGGAGCCCGACATCTCGGTGGCGACAGTAGCCGATGGTGTATTCGATGCGCAAAAAGTGATCTACGTCGACGAGTTCCCGGTCGGCCACCTTGAGCTGGGCATGGCCACCACGGGATTCGAGCGGCTGTTCGGCCAGGCCCGTGACCGGCTGATCGTGATCGCCGTGCTGGCGCTGCTGCTGGTGATAGCGACTTCATGGCTGATCGGCGTGCTGCTGACCCGGGACCTGCGCAGCCTGCGCGACGGCCTCAACCGGATCGAGCACGGGCATACCGACGCGCCGCTCGGGGCGGTCACCAGCAGAGAGTTCCACGACCTGGCCCAGGCCTTCAATCGCATGTCCCGGGCGCTGGCACAGCGCGAGGCGGAGCGCCAGCAGGCCGAGCAGGGCCTGCTGCAGGCCAAGGAGGCGGCGGAGAAGGCCAGCCAGGCCAAGTCCGACTTCCTCGCCCACGTCACCCACGAAATACGCTCGCCGCTCAACGCCATGATGGGTTGTGTCGATCTGCTGGCCGAGAGTGAGCTGAACGACAGCCAGCAGCTGTACATCGAGTCGGCGCAGCAGTCGGCCAGCGTGCTGCTGGCGCTGATCAACAATATCCTCGATTTCGCCCGCATTGAGTCCGAGGCGCTGGAGCTGGTCAGCGCGCCCTTCGACCTGGTGGAGCTGTGCGAATCGACCTTGGCGGTCAAGGCACTGGCGCTCAGCGACCGGCCTATCGATCTGGCCCTGCTCTACGAACCGGCCCTGCCGCGTCGCTGCCTGGGCGACGAGGCACGCCTGCGCCAGGTGCTGCTGAACCTGATCGACAATGCCATCAAGTTCACCCGCGAGGGCGGGGTCATCCTGCAGTTGCAGTTGGCCGAGCGTCAGGACGACCGCTTCATCCTGGAGTGTTCGGTTCGCGATACCGGCATCGGCATTCCCGAGGTCAAGCAGGCGGCAATCTTCGAGGCCTTCACCCAGGTCGACAGCACCGACGCGACCCTGCACGGCGGCGCCGGACTGGGATTATCGATCTGCAGCCGCCTGGTCGAGGCCATGGGAGGCGCGATTTGCCTCGACAGCACCCTCGGACAGGGCTCGCGCTTCAGCTTCCGTGTGCCACTGGGCATAGTCGAGGCCGGGCCTGCGCCGCAAGCGGCGACGGGCACGGCCAGGGCGGTGTCGCCGAACCCGGTACTGGCCGACACGCTGGTGCGCCAGCTGGGCCTGCTCGGCCTGACGGCGCAAGGTGCCGCGGGGGTGGCGGACGCGCTGGGCCAGGCAGATGCCGTAGGCTGGTTGTTCCTCGATGCCGCCGAGCCGCTGGACGCGGCGGCCCGGCGCCAGCTCGAGCGCTTTCGTCAGGGCGGCGGCCGCCTGGTGCTGATGGCGGACCGCAAACGCCTGGCCACCGCGGTCGAGGCCCAGGACGGCGACTGGAGCAAGGTGATCGAGAAACCGGTGAACTATTCGCGGCTGTTGCAGCTGTTCGCGCTGGCCCCTGCGCCTTCACTCCCGGCCACCAGTGCGGCGGAGCCGGCGCCGCGCCGGCACGGGCGGATTCTGCTGGCCGAGGACAGCCCGGCCAACCAGTTGGTGGCGGTCACCCAACTGGAACAGGCCGGTTATCAGGTCGTGGTCGCCGAAAACGGTCATGAAGTGCTGACCCTGCTGGAGCAGACTTGTTTCGACCTGATTCTGATGGATGTGCGCATGCCGTCCATGGACGGTCTTGAGGCGACCCGCCGCATCCGCGAGGGGCAGTCGCCCTATGCTGCCATCCCGATAGTCGCCCTGACCGCCAATGCCAGGCGCGAAGACTCCCAGCGCTGCCTGGCGGTGGGCATGAACGGCTTCGTCGGCAAACCCTTCACCCGCGAAACTCTGCTCCAGGCCATCGACAACTGCCTGGAGCATGTTCCTCTCCCACACACAGAGGTAGACACCATGGCTGGATTGAAACTGATGGACGAGGCTATTCTCACGCGCCTGGCCGCAGAGACCTCTGAGGCGATGCTAGAGCGGATGATCGGCCTGTTCGTCAACGAGGCCCAGCGGCGCATGGACGCCATCCACGCGCATCTGGCCCAGTCGAATTGCCACGGTGTGGAGGACGAAGCGCACACCCTCAAGAGCAATGCCGCCACTTTCGGCGCCAGCCAGCTCTCGGCGCTGGCCCGGGAGATCGAGTCGGCCTGCAAACGCATGGACCGGGAACGGGTCTCGCAATTACTGCCAGAAACCAGTGACATTCTGGACGCTACCCTGACGGCTTATCGCCAACGCTTCAATATCAGTCAGCCGGCCTAA
- a CDS encoding phosphate/phosphite/phosphonate ABC transporter substrate-binding protein, translating into MHRLPLRLLAAPLLALGLAQGSHAQVLTLGVVPQQPAAKLYSLWQPLIEQVRSDSGIELVFKTAVDIPAFEDGLRRGDYDLAYMNPYHYAVFSRSSGYNALVAQAPGRLKGLIVVRRDSRFKRLEDLAGQRLVFPSPAAFAASLITRRELAARGIPVEVRFVRSHDSVYFNVQRGFAAAGGGVWRTLKSTTPEAREALRVLWQSPGYPPHPIAAHPRVPLALQGRVQQALIRLADSERGRKLLERLRFQAFAATVDADYAEVAALDWQGIPGTLEPSEEAEAHTP; encoded by the coding sequence ATGCACCGCCTTCCACTCCGGCTTCTTGCCGCGCCGCTGCTCGCGCTGGGCCTGGCCCAGGGCAGCCACGCTCAGGTACTGACCCTGGGCGTTGTGCCGCAGCAGCCGGCGGCCAAGCTGTATTCGCTGTGGCAACCGCTGATCGAGCAGGTGCGCAGCGACAGCGGGATAGAGCTGGTGTTCAAGACCGCCGTGGATATCCCAGCCTTCGAAGACGGCCTGCGCCGCGGCGACTACGACCTGGCCTACATGAACCCCTACCACTACGCGGTATTCAGCCGTAGCAGTGGCTACAACGCCCTGGTGGCGCAGGCGCCGGGACGGCTCAAGGGGTTGATCGTGGTGCGCCGCGACAGCCGTTTCAAGCGCCTCGAGGACCTGGCCGGCCAGCGCCTGGTGTTCCCGTCGCCGGCGGCCTTCGCCGCCTCCCTGATCACCCGCCGGGAGCTGGCGGCCCGAGGCATCCCGGTCGAGGTGCGGTTCGTGCGCAGTCACGACTCGGTGTACTTCAATGTACAACGCGGCTTCGCCGCGGCCGGCGGCGGGGTGTGGCGCACGCTCAAGAGCACCACACCCGAGGCGCGCGAGGCGCTGCGGGTGCTGTGGCAGTCGCCGGGCTATCCGCCGCACCCCATCGCCGCGCATCCGCGGGTGCCGCTCGCGTTGCAGGGTCGGGTGCAGCAGGCGCTGATCCGCCTCGCCGACTCCGAGCGCGGGCGCAAATTGCTGGAAAGGCTCAGGTTCCAGGCCTTCGCCGCGACCGTCGATGCAGACTACGCTGAAGTCGCCGCATTGGACTGGCAGGGCATTCCAGGCACGCTCGAGCCGAGCGAAGAGGCAGAGGCGCATACGCCATGA
- a CDS encoding putative bifunctional diguanylate cyclase/phosphodiesterase: MTESDAGTRSLRPTPGAEQPLSVLVVDDDALIRLHLQLALSNEGLRISEAASGQQALELASGKVFDIVLMDVRMPGMDGFAACERLKQLPGHGATPVVMLTGMEDQESIRRATQVGAIDYVTKPLSATVLAKRVRHIVQAQRNHAELDSQRASQNALLHAIPDTILRFDAEGILLASKFPEACPSLLRMRSAIGSGIREIFSGVPQFDPTQALQRALQGETTAIQIAWPEAEESVYEVRFVASAANDVMCILRDVSRQVRQQRRIEQLSLTDGQTGLANRACFLQMAQRQLDAAPDQALCMLQLSFASYPSVSSSVGSKAADQLIRVLANTLVEASGARRQFDSSGAGNLPIIARTGEADFHLLLGNEGETLDALVWRVSQAVDQPIQVEQYEFRLPLRVGIATTEVASGNVDELFKMSGLAAQKACQQQSSEPLLYSPALQRESQRSLLLESSLRRALAQGELELVYQPKVCAHNGRLKSLEALCRWSHPELGVISPAEFIPLAEESGLILPLGEFVLERACQQIHQWRLAGHTEVSIAVNVSGHQLNQRQVDRQLFRLLERCDVPEDAIELEITESVLVEQDHVLGLLERIRARGVRIAIDDFGTGHSSLSMLKTFPIDILKIDRAFVSEIADEQRAYSIVDTIIALGQALNLTLVAEGIETESQLHYLRARGCHLIQGYLTGRPMSAGDIERQFLQPQLAS, translated from the coding sequence ATGACCGAGTCGGATGCAGGAACCAGGTCACTACGCCCGACGCCGGGCGCGGAGCAACCGCTGTCGGTGCTGGTGGTCGATGACGACGCGCTGATCCGCCTGCACCTGCAGCTGGCCCTGTCCAACGAGGGCCTGCGGATCAGCGAGGCGGCCAGCGGCCAGCAGGCCCTGGAGCTGGCCAGTGGGAAGGTCTTCGACATCGTGCTGATGGATGTGCGCATGCCAGGCATGGACGGCTTCGCCGCCTGCGAGCGGCTCAAGCAGTTGCCCGGCCATGGCGCGACGCCGGTGGTGATGCTCACCGGCATGGAGGATCAGGAGTCGATCCGCCGCGCCACCCAGGTCGGCGCCATCGACTATGTCACCAAGCCGCTGAGCGCCACGGTGCTGGCCAAGCGCGTGCGGCATATCGTCCAGGCCCAGCGCAACCACGCCGAGCTGGACAGCCAGCGCGCCAGCCAGAATGCCCTGCTGCACGCGATCCCCGATACCATTCTGCGCTTCGATGCCGAGGGCATCTTGCTGGCCTCGAAATTTCCGGAAGCCTGTCCGAGCCTGCTGAGAATGCGTTCGGCGATCGGCAGCGGCATCCGCGAGATCTTCTCCGGTGTTCCCCAGTTCGATCCCACCCAGGCCCTGCAGCGGGCCCTGCAGGGCGAGACCACGGCGATTCAGATCGCCTGGCCGGAGGCCGAGGAGAGCGTCTACGAGGTGCGCTTCGTCGCCAGCGCCGCCAACGATGTGATGTGCATCCTGCGCGACGTCAGCCGCCAGGTACGCCAGCAGCGCCGCATCGAACAGCTGTCGCTGACCGACGGCCAGACCGGCCTGGCCAACCGCGCCTGTTTCCTACAGATGGCCCAGCGCCAGCTGGACGCCGCACCTGACCAGGCCCTGTGCATGCTGCAACTGAGCTTCGCCAGCTACCCGAGCGTCAGCAGCAGCGTCGGCAGCAAGGCCGCCGATCAGCTCATCCGTGTGCTGGCCAACACCCTGGTCGAGGCTAGCGGTGCGCGTCGCCAGTTCGACTCCAGCGGCGCCGGCAACCTGCCCATCATCGCCCGCACCGGCGAGGCGGACTTTCATCTACTGCTCGGCAACGAGGGCGAGACCTTGGACGCTCTGGTGTGGCGGGTGAGCCAGGCGGTCGATCAGCCTATCCAGGTCGAGCAGTACGAGTTCCGCCTACCCCTGCGCGTGGGTATCGCCACCACCGAGGTGGCGAGCGGCAACGTCGATGAACTGTTCAAGATGAGCGGGCTGGCGGCGCAGAAAGCCTGCCAGCAGCAGTCGAGCGAGCCGCTGCTGTACTCCCCGGCGTTGCAGCGCGAGAGCCAGCGCAGCCTGCTGCTGGAGTCCTCTTTGCGTCGGGCGCTGGCCCAGGGTGAACTGGAACTGGTCTACCAGCCCAAGGTCTGCGCCCACAATGGCCGGCTCAAGAGCCTGGAAGCTCTGTGCCGCTGGAGCCATCCGGAGCTCGGCGTCATCTCGCCGGCGGAGTTCATTCCCCTGGCCGAGGAGAGCGGTCTGATCCTGCCGCTGGGCGAGTTCGTGCTGGAGCGGGCTTGCCAGCAGATTCACCAGTGGCGCCTGGCGGGACACACCGAGGTGTCGATTGCCGTCAATGTCTCGGGGCACCAGCTCAACCAGCGCCAGGTCGATCGGCAGCTGTTCCGCCTGCTGGAGCGCTGCGATGTGCCGGAGGACGCGATCGAGTTGGAGATCACCGAGAGCGTCCTGGTGGAGCAGGACCATGTGCTGGGGTTGTTGGAGCGGATCAGGGCGCGCGGGGTGCGCATCGCCATCGACGACTTCGGCACCGGTCACTCGTCGCTGAGCATGCTCAAGACCTTTCCCATCGACATCCTGAAGATCGACCGCGCCTTCGTCAGCGAGATCGCCGATGAGCAGCGGGCCTACAGCATCGTCGACACCATCATCGCCCTGGGCCAGGCCTTGAACCTGACCCTGGTGGCCGAAGGCATCGAGACCGAAAGCCAGCTGCACTATCTGCGCGCGCGCGGCTGCCACCTGATCCAGGGCTACCTGACCGGCCGGCCGATGAGCGCGGGCGATATCGAGCGGCAGTTTCTGCAGCCGCAACTGGCCTCTTAA